The nucleotide sequence ACCACAGCAAATTCCCACATGGTGAAACACCAGAAAACTAATATAAGCAATCTTCAAATTTGAGAACAGCCGGATACCTGCCGGAACTAACAAAGCCATATACCCATCCATTGTCTATCAACATTCCAGCCCAAAGGAACCCAAAAAGATATAGTCACAAGACGCGTGACAACTCATCTTTTACTCCCTCCGATCATAATCCTCAtacccccccgcccccctcaaaatccacccatcctcctccctctcccccttaGCATTCTCCCCACCCCaaatcaccacccccctcccccctgaACAcgccccaaacccaaacctccccctcgGTCCTGGGTGCACCTTCCCCTGACTCTCCATCTGCTCCATAGCCACCAAATCCACCTCCGCCCACGTCAGTTCCCCACTGCTCATCTTTGGAAGCTTCTCCCTCACATAATCCTTCACCTTTGCCCCCGTGACCCCCCTTGATGGGAGCTGCAACGTCCAGATATCCCCTTGGAAAGCCAGTGATTCATCGACAGGAAGGCCGAACATATAGACAAGATACTCCCTCCCATAACCGGTCGTTATCGGAACCAGCGCACCACCAACCCGTGGCTGTGggcggggagagggagcggtgAATGAATGCGTTTCCCAGGGGAGGGGTTTTTCCCTGTCTGTGGCGTTGTTGTAGAGATACAATGACAGCAACTCCACTGTGTTGGGGTCAGAGGGGGATTTAGCCAGGACGTAAAGCGTGTTCCCTGCGTAGGCTCTCGCGTCTAGCAGCTGGACCGAAGAAGGAAGGTCAGGCAGTGTCGTCCAGACTGCCTGGTTCAGGTCGTAAAACCAAACCTCGCGTTTCGTTTCGTCGTTGCTACCGCCGACGGAGATGAGAAAACCTTGCTTGTCGTCGATGAACAGGGAGTGACCAGAGCGAGGAGCCATGTTCTTGTATAGCTGAGTTGCACCCCGGAGTTTTGTCCATGCCAGGGTCTCCGAATCCCACTCCCAGATGACGTTCCCTTCGTCAATGGGATTTCCAGAGGCGTCTTCACCTCCGTGGATCAAGACGTAGCGGTTGCCCCTGGCGCAGGCGGCGTGGTTTTTGCGTGCGGAGGGGACGTTGAGTTCCCCTGTGGAGATGTCCTTTGTTGGGAAAGCGGGATAGTCTGCTAGGGAGGTGGATTTGGAAGTCAAGGGGTCGGCTTGGGATTTTTCTTGGGGAAGGGAGATGGCGTGCACTGTGGGAGAGCAGAGGTGGCCGGAGGCATCGATGCCACCGAAGAGGTAGGCTTTGTCGTCGATGACTGTAAGAGAATGATTGGAGCGAGCTATGTTGCCGTCATCGCCTTCGGGCTTGTCAAGCTGGACGAGGGATACTTTGAGGGGGGCGGTAGGAGCTGCGATGGcgactgctgctgcggcttcGACGCCTGTCATGATGACTTGCTCAGCCGCGATGGCTGCTGCTACGACGCCGGCCATGATTATCGTTGGTCAATTGGAAAGTAGCCTAGGTATAGCTGAGTGGAAAAGAGACGACTTGCGAATACAGTGATGTGTTTTGAACAGGTGAGTTATGTTAGGGGACATCGAAAGACCGAGTGTTTgggaaggtgaggttggaCGATGACGTAGGTGTGGGGCGGGGACCTTGCTGGCCACAAAACGTTCCTGAATGACACACCGGGTGGCCCCTGCACCTTCGacccatcagcatcatctcACACCTCCAAAAGATCGCGCCCTGATAGACACGTGGCTGCGTTCATCAGCGCGCCTCCCTAACTCGCCCCTTTCGTTCAACCCCAGAATCAGCGACAAAGTAGTCAACAACCAGCctcccaccctcacctcttACCACCTCGCCCGCCCTCTTAACCGCTCCCAAATCATacaacctccccatctcactcaccaaccgatccctctccttcccccccaacacccccatcccctcaaAATCACTCAACATCTCAGACTCGGCGAGGTAGTACATACACCCGACCATCGTATCAGTCTTCACTGGCAAACAACACCGCGGCTGCTTCCACCCAAGatacaccatcaccacaagCACAATCACCATATAGCTTAGTACTGCAACAGCCAACCACGTACACGCCTCATGCATCTTCCAGGTAACGGTATTCCGAAACGGGATGCTGGAGAACAAAATCGGTGTGAACTTTGCCAGCAGGGCGGCAAAGGcgatgttgaagaagaggacaTCTCTTGAGCGGGCGAACTGCCAGAGACCAGTGAAGATGTTGGAAGGAGGGGACAGGAGGATGGAGGTCCGGGCTAgttggggggcggtggagaggcggtggtggatgcaGGAGTGGGATACTTCTAATGACGGCGGTTAGAATGTGTCTTTGATGGCAGACGGGGAAGGTGTGGACTAACGAGAGAAGAAGTAATCCCAGCATCCGCTGACAATGATGCCGAAGGAGGTGAACAGAATCCGGACACCGAAGGATTGGCTGTCCATGAACCGTTCGAAAGGCGTGTCGAGGATGGTGTTTTCGTAATAGAGGATGAGGATCAGCAGGCCGGTGACGAAGAGTAGAGTCGTTGCCCGGGCGAGAAACTCTTTTGTGGCTGGTTTCATGTGCCAGAATCTCTTCTTTGGTGTGGAAGAGACAGGTGTGCGGGTTGGGGGTTTTTTTGTCGTGGGTTGTATCGGTGAGTCGTCCTCCATCGCCGGACAGACTTCAATCCCATATTCTGAATCATCATCTCCCAGGAACCCCAAACGGTACCGCCTCCCTGTCAAAACACTGGCAATCTGATCATCCCTTAGATATCCCCCTTCAGCACACCCGGGCAACGACcgcaccaaccccctcacttCAGCATCGGACAATAGCCCAGCCATGGAAGCAATACTCCACGGCTCTGTAGCAACTCGACTCTTCCACCGTGAGAGCAGAACCCCGATCGCGATAACAAGCACAGCAATAGCCACCAACACACCCTCCGCGGCTCGCATGGGAATTCCAGCCTTTCTCAACCCAAAGGCACATACCCGACTGAAGACCTTGCAGTTGATCGAGGTGAATTCCAGACGGATTGTCTCGGCCGATAGAGGGATAAGGATGGTGGATAGGAGTCCAAGGAGCACGTTGAGAAATGGGAGGGGATCTTTGAATCGGTGCAGGAATCTGCATGCTATCCATGGTGCTAGCCAGCTATTGGAGGGCAAATGGAGGGAGTCTTCTGGCAGTGTTCCGGCTTCATGACCTAGTGCCCTGAAGGGAAGCATTGAATTGAGGGAACTGACTGCGATCTGGACGGGGATGCCTAAGAGTGTTGCCAGAAGGACTGGAATGAGGGAGGCCATGAGGTAGTCGGTTTCTGAGcggaggttgaagaagttTCCTCGGACTTCTGGGGGAATTGGGCCTATAGGCGGgtttggtgggatgggaggtggttgagaggTGTCGATGCCGGTTGAAGAGGCATCAGAAGTGAGCGTTGAGGCTTCTTGCGAGGTGGTGTTTAGTGTGGTAGGTTcattggtgttgttgatctcCTTCTTAGTGGTATGCTCTTCCTGGATCAATAGTAAATGACTTAAGGGGTGTGCGGTAGGATCTTTGGCTGAGATCGCGGACGAAACCGAGCCAATGTCGACGTCAAACGCTGTCCTGGAATCTTGTTTTGGAATCTTAGAAATGCTAGTTTCCGCTGAGACCATAGGTGTGGTCTCCAGAGCAGAGTCAAAGGTAACGCTGCTGGCTCGAACAATCGTGGCGCTAACTTCGTCATGATGGAGAATATCTCCGTACTTTGTGAGAATGGTCATTGGCAACTTGGATAGGGAGTTATCTGGTTCAGACACGGCGTTGCTTACAAAGACCAGAGGAGGCAAGTTCATTCCACTAGAATGGCCCTGTTCGCCTTGTAGACTGCTGGCGGTAAAGAATAATTGGGGAATGGATAAGGAGTAACCGCTACTGACCGAGGCAGTTGTCTCAGACTGAGGAGCAAGTGGCGTTGAATCGTACCGCGCTGGAGTTACACTACCGGTAGATGTGACTTCACCCTTTGTTGAAGAGATAGTGACTGGCCCCTGAATCTCCGTTTCTGATGACGCGGACTGCGTTGATttgtttttggtgttttctgTCCTCGATATCGGCTTTGCATCAGGACC is from Podospora pseudopauciseta strain CBS 411.78 chromosome 5 map unlocalized CBS411.78m_5.2, whole genome shotgun sequence and encodes:
- a CDS encoding uncharacterized protein (EggNog:ENOG503P1P8; COG:S); this translates as MAGVVAAAIAAEQVIMTGVEAAAAVAIAAPTAPLKVSLVQLDKPEGDDGNIARSNHSLTVIDDKAYLFGGIDASGHLCSPTVHAISLPQEKSQADPLTSKSTSLADYPAFPTKDISTGELNVPSARKNHAACARGNRYVLIHGGEDASGNPIDEGNVIWEWDSETLAWTKLRGATQLYKNMAPRSGHSLFIDDKQGFLISVGGSNDETKREVWFYDLNQAVWTTLPDLPSSVQLLDARAYAGNTLYVLAKSPSDPNTVELLSLYLYNNATDREKPLPWETHSFTAPSPRPQPRVGGALVPITTGYGREYLVYMFGLPVDESLAFQGDIWTLQLPSRGVTGAKVKDYVREKLPKMSSGELTWAEVDLVAMEQMESQGKVHPGPRGRFGFGACSGGRGVVIWGGENAKGEREEDGWILRGAGGYEDYDRRE
- a CDS encoding uncharacterized protein (COG:S; EggNog:ENOG503P4NS), with translation MSEPRSKTTDHHEPSATTCLDVPRHLSHVGSLDVLLLPENLSDADEASVATCELEIIEARSISSSDNETQPVKTANIFLEETVTGNSLTHTPDIELEVNLTGSENDNSCESIEACFPVQVSEEDIELRDFTGRHSGTGSTDHLTAPPDLPAPAISPLDAQHQSPSASSPDGQSQPERTLPNYKPIALTWPFQVFLLAIVIGMFAFLEYQMHDLPPLRYKALQMGQQEIADSRDALLTTSTVVFSLNTLSIEAKPLPRSPLVAPTPATLVRLEPTVDARDSPEPTPKLRIMVPRPSETLYPSPQPPVTAFCGWGRPYWNMSEYQYYNLWDTGVLSQWYVALEELIPVFTTTDPSWCPCTVSAGYEGNWPWGWPDLPMWDTHDEGCKSVMNAICSFNYYKVHTWSPKGPSGYQFRTDLNLVSSRKERGMYGIALSHRALDPMTTPPSSHSAFWGYPLTDSDSNIMFPLEVRTARLEQQDVFGNKVGRDDIASFPVNYRWMADTLLSTEISDGVTPCSTDMMEVWWYQDPLGTCTGSPSSYATVWWTLPFGKPVTSDVSETQSHTTIPVYASLDTSNDIQTHSNEPKPSGAITEQEEPSKTTLNVMTTTETVTPSPGPTSGRGPDAKPISRTENTKNKSTQSASSETEIQGPVTISSTKGEVTSTGSVTPARYDSTPLAPQSETTASVSSGYSLSIPQLFFTASSLQGEQGHSSGMNLPPLVFVSNAVSEPDNSLSKLPMTILTKYGDILHHDEVSATIVRASSVTFDSALETTPMVSAETSISKIPKQDSRTAFDVDIGSVSSAISAKDPTAHPLSHLLLIQEEHTTKKEINNTNEPTTLNTTSQEASTLTSDASSTGIDTSQPPPIPPNPPIGPIPPEVRGNFFNLRSETDYLMASLIPVLLATLLGIPVQIAVSSLNSMLPFRALGHEAGTLPEDSLHLPSNSWLAPWIACRFLHRFKDPLPFLNVLLGLLSTILIPLSAETIRLEFTSINCKVFSRVCAFGLRKAGIPMRAAEGVLVAIAVLVIAIGVLLSRWKSRVATEPWSIASMAGLLSDAEVRGLVRSLPGCAEGGYLRDDQIASVLTGRRYRLGFLGDDDSEYGIEVCPAMEDDSPIQPTTKKPPTRTPVSSTPKKRFWHMKPATKEFLARATTLLFVTGLLILILYYENTILDTPFERFMDSQSFGVRILFTSFGIIVSGCWDYFFSQVSHSCIHHRLSTAPQLARTSILLSPPSNIFTGLWQFARSRDVLFFNIAFAALLAKFTPILFSSIPFRNTVTWKMHEACTWLAVAVLSYMVIVLVVMVYLGWKQPRCCLPVKTDTMVGCMYYLAESEMLSDFEGMGVLGGKERDRLVSEMGRLYDLGAVKRAGEVVRGEGGRLVVDYFVADSGVERKGRVREAR